One window of Bos indicus isolate NIAB-ARS_2022 breed Sahiwal x Tharparkar chromosome 18, NIAB-ARS_B.indTharparkar_mat_pri_1.0, whole genome shotgun sequence genomic DNA carries:
- the LOC109571836 gene encoding cationic amino acid transporter 3-like, which translates to MVPYYLIYPYSPLPQAFLQVGWDPAGYVMAVVLLCTVLYSFLCAMFFMFQLTCTMAVDGLLFRALAQIHTHTGTPIMAILASGTLTGLTASLLRILDLVKLMSAGILPAYTLVAVFILVLRYQPDQILSKREETEEGNEISGHEASLSEPVPEAGPLVILKSLWFPTSTTPTQISGQIVYGCASLLVLLLSILSLILAQWPTRVFSGDPVLTTVAVLLLLLITGVTVIIWRQPQDPSPLTFRVPALPVLPLVSIFVNIYFMMQITSGTWILFGIWMAIGSVIYLGYEIQHRLARNKHEQPPASTLQTLD; encoded by the exons ATGGTGCCCTACTACCTGATATACCCCTACAGCCCCTTGCCGCAGGCTTTTCTCCAGGTCGGATGGGACCCGGCTGGATATGTCATGGCTGTTGTCTTACTGTGTACTGTTTTATACAG CTTCCTATGTGCCATGTTCTTCATGTTTCAGTTGACCTGCACAATGGCAGTTGACGGGCTCCTTTTCCGAGCTCTTGCCCAGATCCACACCCATACTGGCACCCCCATCATGGCCATCTTGGCTTCTGGAACTCTTACAG GGCTCACAGCATCACTCCTCAGGATCCTCGATCTGGTGAAACTCATGTCAGCCGGGATCCTGCCTGCTTACACTCTTGTGGCTGTTTTCATACTTGTCCTCAG GTACCAACCAGACCAGATTTTAAGCAAGAGGGAGGAAACAGAGGAGGGAAATGAGATTTCTGGTCATGAAGCAAGTCTTTCAGAACCTGTACCTGAAGCAGGACCCTTAGTGATTCTAAAGAGTCTGTGGTTCCCTACCAGCACCACCCCCACCCAGATATCTGGGCAGATTGTCTATGGATGTGCCTCTCTGCTTG TTCTCCTGCTGAGCATCCTGAGCCTGATTTTGGCCCAGTGGCCCACACGTGTGTTCTCTGGAGACCCTGTGCTCACAACagtggctgtgctgctgctgctgctcatcaCTGGGGTGACAGTCATCATCTGGAGGCAGCCCCAGGACCCCAGTCCTCTTACATTCAGG GTTCCTGCTCTGCCTGTCCTCCCACTGGTGAGCATCTTTGTGAACATTTACTTTATGATGCAGATAACTTCTGGGACCTGGATCTTATTTGGCATCTGGATGGCGATTG GATCTGTCATATACTTAGGATATGAGATCCAACACAGACTGGCAAGGAACAAACATGAACAGCCACCAGCCTCCACCCTCCAGACTCTGGATTAA